The Cryptomeria japonica chromosome 9, Sugi_1.0, whole genome shotgun sequence DNA segment GTACATTGATCAGGCCGAAAGCCATGTGATTGTATGCAAATTGTTTCCCAAGGTGTTATAAAACTTTTCTTATGCTAATCATTCCTGTACACATTGATCTGATTATAATCTGAAAAATCCATCTAGCATAGGCATAATCTCTGCCCAATGATTGTTTGTAATACATGATCCGTATTTGGCAAAGAATAGTTATCTTTAATGGATGACTGATTTGAATTCCTGAAATCCGTGCATattcttatgtccccattcttcttacAAAATAGAGTAATGTCAACCACCCATGTAGAGTGATGAATGGGATAAATAATCTTGGATTTGAGGATCTTATCAATTTCCCTAAAGATAGCACCAGTGATCATAGGATTATAATTTCTTTATTTTTGGTTGAATGGAGAAGTTAAAGCTTTGAGGGCTATATGGTATTGATGTTAGCCCGAAATAAAGTTTTTCAAGTCATCATAGCACCAGAAGAAAACATATTTGTACTTAATAAGGTCTTATCAAATTTTCTCAGTtctcaagtgtacaaaatttttgaATACATATTAGTTTAGGATCAACTACATTCCTAATATTCATGGTCTCATATTCGCCTGACATATTAATTGACTcaatcattttctttctttttgatgTACCTTGCATGCGTGTCAAAAGGACATTcaagagaattaattaaattagatcttCCCTAGTTCCTTCTTCTTATCTAGGTAGAGTTCTTTATATCCAACTTCACTTCAAAAATATTTCTATAAATACATCGACATTCTCCTAATGTATTATAATTTGTCAATCATTTTCAAAACCTTGTTAGGATTCTACATTATCATAAACATTAGGCCGATATATCATTTCGATTCTATAGGAATATATTTTGAAATCTGGGTGGGGAAGAAGTAAGGATGATGAATCAAATAGGGATTCAACTCATAAGTTTTGGTCTTTTAGATCGACCTATATAGagaatgcatcaaaatattttatttcatccAAGACCCTATTGCGATAGTGTTTTAGCCTTCCATTTTTTCATAGTGAACAAGTTTCTTACCTATTTGACAATCTACTCAGAATCCTTGACTACCTTTAGCATTATTATCCCATTTCTTTCATGTCTGCTATCATTAGTAATAATGATGTCACGAGACTTCCCACAATAACAGAAAAAGTATTAATTAACATttcaatttttgaataaatttgacattTGTCAAGATTTGAGTTGATTGAGTAATTGGAAGGGCAGTGACCTGAGGTTGAAATGTCATTCGCTCATTTTGCCTAGAGGCCATCTACAATAGGATCAATGTTGTCAATATTTGACATGCATTTTACAGTCGAAAACCTTAGTTGACAGGGCACTGGTAGTAAAAATGGTGCATGTGTAGCATTATGATGTGTCATGACCTTATTTGCACCATCAGTATTTGAAATGCCAGAGTATTCAAATCACACCCAATTGCAAGAAAAACTTAATTGTCTAGCATCCCACGATAGAAAATTTAAGGATACATGATGAAATCTGtcacaagaaaatagtaatatgtaaCATGTAGGTAATGGATGATGGATAtaaaattagaaaatgcaagaaattaaGGATGATAAATGCATCATTTCCTTTATTTTCAAAAAGCAGGAAACATAAACTTTTTAATCATGAACAAAAAAAGGGGAAAACCAGAATAACTTATATTGCAATGTCACTGTTCAGGTCTCATCTTATTTGGTTGTTGCAGACATAGAGGATTTCAAGTGGGAAGAGGCATCAGTAATCTCTCCGCGTCTCCTTCAATGGTGTTATGCAAGACAACTAGGTTGTGTCATTAGAAAGATTTGGAGAAACCACTTCAAAATTGGAGAAAATAACCTCAGATTCATTGAATGGAAGCCAATTCCAGATCAAATTAGATTAAGAGTTGTTTTACTTCATACAAGTTCTCTGCAAACGATGGTAGAATGGATTTCTCAAACATGGGGAAGCCTTATTTTAGTTCAAAAACATTCCAAAATTTTCAGCAGGTTACAGGAGGCGTTAATGAATCCAAATCTTTTATTTGTAGTTGCAAGTTAAAGCGATAAGTATCAGGGCATTGAGTTGGTGTTTCTATTTCTGTTGAAGTCTTGGTAAGGAAGTAGGTTTTGGTGTTTCCTTGCTACTTTCCATTATGTTTTAATGGATTTCCGTAGCCCGCTTCAATGCTTCCATTTTGGTGGAGACTGCAGATGGGGACGATGTTGGTCAATGGAATTGTCTCTAAACCCGCTATCGAAAGGCTTCATCCTTTATTTGATTATGCCAAGATAGAAGGGTTATACATGTTTTATCCCAGCTAACTGCTTCAATGGAAGAAAGCAATAAAAAATCTCAGGTAATATAAATTTTGTTTTACTAGAAATCAGATTTAATTGAATTTTTCTATAAAAATCTGTACAATAATTGagatttattgaattttttttttttttttttcaaactttttatcactaattttttaaaaattatatcatATGATTGTGAATTAAAATTCGAAGGGTCTTCCCTTCCATACATCCACAtggtcaaaaataaaaataaaaaaatgcaacctTAATGTTTGTTGGCATGTTAATTTCCTCATGAGGCATGAATTCAAACTGCAGTTTTTTTCTATGATAAAAAAATTGGATTTGTAAAAATAGAATGAAATAGAAGTTTAGTTCGAGGAGCTAAAAATAAGAACTCTAAAAATAGAATGATTGTGTTAACTTTAGTCGTACATGAATATGTACTCATCTTTTCTATTTTTAGCTATTCATTGATTTGTCTAAGACCTCTATATAAAGAGTTAGACTGTAATGAAATCTTTGTCTCTGATATCTATGATCAACTGATCATTGATGTCATGATCAAAAAGATTTGTAATTCATTGAATGAATTTAAAGTTTAATGATCAGCTAATCCGTGATCTAATGATCAAGAAGATTTGTAATTCATTGAATGAATACGAAGTTTTATTAACTGTTGAGCAGCAATATTTGTGTGTTTATCACTATGTAACAATTTGTCGCTTCTTCCTTGAGCCTATAGACATTGTTGGTTGCACTTTGATAGATGCCCATATGAAGACTCCTTTGCGCCTAAGGAGCTTTTAGCCCAGATATTCTATGAAGCTGTGCGCCCCAATGCCACCTCCACATGTTGCCCAATCcctatttttttctaatttcttcaatGTTCCCAACTCCTTTGTATTCTTTTACTTGCAAACTAATTTGCAAATTTAACTAAAATCCCCATAATacaaattgatttgattgattattaACTTAATAAAAGGCACGAGAGCAATGCAATGAAAAATGAGAGGTcaatattactattattattagaGGAGAATTAGGATGATGAATAAAATTGCTGATGTATGAGATAAACCAGTGATCGATTGATATTTTTCCCTTCTATTATTGTTGCTGTCATTTAATGATTTCTCTTTTTGTGTTTTATGATGGAAACGGTGACCCTCTTCAATATATGATTGTATATATCTAGCTATTTTTAATATTAGTAATATCATTTTTTATAGATGATATAAACAGTCTATTCCAAAAGtaattttatttatcattttgaATTATGAACATATCAATGTTTGACTATTTGAAGAACATATGACACTCTGAAAGCAGCCCAGATGATATATGAGACAGAGAGAAAGAGGAACCTAAATCATCACGACGCAACGATTTACATGTTTAACGTTTTCATTTCCAAATCTCAGTAATATTTTGACCTACGACACAGAGCTGGCGTGCACGCATCACAAGTCCGCTAATAAATGCAGTACACTGAATGAATACTAAAGTTTCTAATAATATCCACAAGAGATTATGGCATCTACTGTTTTCGATTAAGATGAGATAAGACTTTATGGAATCTACTTCTATTAATATACAATTTTTCTAATTTATGACGACTGACATTCGGTTTTTCATTTGGATTTTTCTACCACAGTATTATTTTTTCGCTGCTTGTTTTTGTTGGGTTAGTACTCCATCTCAAACAGAACTGTGAACGACAATGACAGAAAAACGTGAGAAAACACCATACCGAGTTACGCGCTATAATCGGTTCACACTTGTAGTCCTAAGCCAACATTTAAGTCTTCCTTCCGTTTCCTATAAATACAAGTCACATGATCGATCACCGGCATGACGAAAGGAAGGATGGCTCCTCCGGCCTGCGCAGCTTGTCGATCACAACGCAAAAAATGCTCAGATGAATGTTTGCTGGCTCCTCATTTTCCTTCAGATGACCTTCAGAGGTTTGCGATTGTGCAGAAAGTGTATGGCTTCAACAATATCGTCAAAATGCTCAAAGTAACGTAGCTCCAACCAATTTCTCTCTTTTTCAGACATCTGATGGAATCATTTTCAATGATTCTGTGCACCCGAATTCTTTTACAATGATGTTTGGTTTAATAATACCATAAATAGTAGGGATTTATGCTCGCGCCGTCTATTCTATTCCAGTAAGGGAATTTTAGAGAAAGTTTTGTCTGTGAAAAGTACTATTTCAGATGCTTTTATCCAAATTATTGTTTCCTATAGAGTATGGCGTTCTTGTTTTGAATTGGTGGGGTAATGGAATTGATGGTTTTGGTGTGTATAGAATATTAAACCTGAGCAAAGAGGAGATGCGGTCAATAGTTTGGTGTATGAAGCAAAAGCTAGAATGGAAGACCCCGTAAATGGGTGTGCAAGAGC contains these protein-coding regions:
- the LOC131045277 gene encoding LOB domain-containing protein 1-like: MTKGRMAPPACAACRSQRKKCSDECLLAPHFPSDDLQRFAIVQKVYGFNNIVKMLKNIKPEQRGDAVNSLVYEAKARMEDPVNGCARAIHELQKRIAELESQLGAKQEEIMNMHFTFENLLSPLTVESVDAGHVLCATSQPSDTMFDEVDPMMLWEPLWAV